TAGCTGGTGGTGCTGTTGCAGCAGGCGGTGCAGCAGCTGCAGCAGAGGAAAAAACAGAATTTAACATTGTCTTGGTTGATTCTGGTGATAAGAAAATCAACGTTATTAAAGTTGTTAGAGCGCTTACTGGTCTTGGTCTTAAAGAAGCCAAAGACGCAGTTGAGGGAACACCATCTGTTCTTAAAGAAGGCGTTAGCAAAGATGAGGCTGAGGCAGCTAAAAAAGAGCTTGAAGAAGCTGGTGCTAAGGTTGAACTTAAATAATTTTTTATTATTTGAGCTTAATATTTCAAGAGAGGGCACAGGCTCTCTCTTTTTTAAATTTTAGATGCCTTGTTAAAAGGCTATACTTTTCTTTCAAAATTACCACGAGGTAGATGCAATGTTAAATAGCTTATACTCAGGAAATCGTCTTAGGGTTGACTTCTCTAATGTCGTTAAGGAGATAGACGTTCCGAACCTACTACAACTACAAAAAAAGAGCTTTGATAATTTTTTAAATCTAAATAACAATCAAACAGAAAGCGGTATAGAAAAAGTTTTCAAATCAATCTTTCCAATACATGATCCGCAAAATCGTTTGACTTTAGAATACGTTGGCTCAGAAATTGGAAAACCAAAATATACAATTAGAGAGTGTATAGAAAGAGGTCTTACATACTCTGTAAATTTAAAGATGAAAATACGTCTTATCGTTCATGAGAAAGATGATAAGACAGGTGATAAAGTTGGTGTTAAAGATATAAAAGAACAAGAAATTTTTATACGTGAAATTCCACTAATGACTGATAGAATTTCATTTATTATAAATGGTGTTGAGCGTGTTGTTGTAAATCAACTCCATAGAAGTCCAGGTGTTATTTTTAAACAAGAAGAGAGCGCGACTGTTGCAAATAAATTAATTTATACAGCTCAAATAATACCTGATCGTGGCTCTTGGCTACATTTCGAATATGACACAAAAGATATTTTATATGTTAGGATAAATAAACGTAGAAAAGTGCCAGTAACTATATTATTTAGGGCGCTTGGATATAAAAAACAAGATATTATTAAGTTGTTTTATCCGATACAAAATTTAATTATTAAAAATAACAAATTCTTAACTCTTTTTAATCCTGAAGATTATTTGGGAAGAGTTGAATATGATATAAAAAACGAAGATGGAGAAATCCTTCACCAAGCAGGCAAACGTCTAACTAAGAAAAAAGCTGACAAGTTGATCGAGGATGGAGTAAAATTTGTTGAATACCCAGTTGAAGCACTTATTGGTAGATATTTGGCAAATCCTGTAATAAATACAGAGAGTGGAGAAATTTTATATGATACACTATCTGCTCTTGACGAGAATAAACTTGCAAAAATTTTAGCTGAACATGAAAGTATTGAGATTATAAATAACTCTGCTGCTGGTGTTGATGATGCGATTATAAATTCTTTTATAGCTGACAACGATATGCTTAAGGTTTTAAAACAAACTGAGGGTGTGGATGATGAAAATGATCTTGCGGCTATTAGAATTTATAAGGTTATGAGACCAGGAGAACCAGTTGTAAAAGAGGCTGCAAAGAGTTTTGTAAATGATATGCTATTTAACCCTGAGAGATACGATTTAACAAAAGTTGGTCGTATGAAAATGAACCACAAGCTCTCGCTTGATGTGCCAGAGTATGTTACTTTGCTAACAAGTGAAGATATCATAAAAACTGCAAAATATCTTATAAAAGTTAAAAATGGACAAGGTCACATTGATGACAGAGATCACCTTGGTAATCGCCGTATAAGGTCAATTGGTGAGCTACTCGCTAGCGAACTTCACCTCGGTTTTGTAAAGATGCAAAAGGCAATCCGCGACAAATTTACAAGCTTAAGCAATAATACTGAAGAGATTATGCCATACGACCTTATTAACCCAAAAATGATCACAGCCACAATTATGGAATTTTTTACAGGTGGTCAGCTAAGCCAGTTTATGGATCAGACAAATCCACTTAGCGAAGTTACTCACAAGCGCCGTCTATCTGCACTTGGTGAGGGTGGCTTAGTAAAAGAGCGTGCTGGATTTGAGGTGCGTGACGTTCACCCAACTCATTACGGTAGAATTTGTCCAGTTGAGACTCCAGAAGGTCAAAATATTGGTCTTATCAATACACTTTCAACCTATGCAAAAGTGAATGATCTTGGCTTTGTTGAAGCACCTTACAAAAAAGTTATAGATGGCAAAGTGACTGATGAGATAGTTTATTTAACCGCAACTCAAGAAGAGGGCAATGTTATAGCTCCAGCATCAACCAAGCTTGATGAAAATGGACACATCGTTGAGGACTTGATTGAGGTTAGAAAAGATGGTGAGATGATGCTTGCCCGTAGAGAAGATGTTACTTTGATCGACCTTTGTTCTGGTATGATAGCTGGTGTTGCAGCTTCACTTATTCCATTCCTAGAGCATGATGATGCTAACCGTGCTCTCATGGGCTCAAACATGCAACGTCAGGCAGTCCCACTACTTCGCTCAACTGCTCCTATTGTTGGAACAGGTATGGAGAGCGTTATCGCAAGAGATGCATGGGAAAGTGTAAAAGCAAGACGTAGTGGTGTGGTTGAAAAGGTTGATAATAAAAATATATTTATTTTAGGCGAAGACGAAGCTGGTCCATATATCGATCACTACTCTTTGGAGAAAAATTTAAGAACAAACCAAAATACGACTTTTTCTCAACATCCGACAGTTAAAAAAGGTGATGAGATCGTTGCTGGTCAAATAATCGCTGACGGCCCAAGCATGGAAAAAGGCGAGCTAGCTATCGGTAAAAATGCACTAATTGCATTTATGCCTTGGAATGGCTACAACTACGAGGACGCGATCGTCATTAGCGAAAAAATGATACGTGAAGATGCTTTTACGAGCGTTCATATTTATGAAAAAGAGATCGAGGCTCGTGAGTTAAAAGACGGGGTTGAGGAGATAACAAAAGATATACCAAACGTCAAAGAAGAGGAGCTTATGCACCTTGACGAAAGCGGTATTGTCAAAATTGGTACAGAGATCAAGCCTGGCATGATCCTTGTTGGTAAAGTATCTCCAAAAGGCGAAGTTAAGCCAACTCCAGAAGAAAGATTACTACGTGCGATTTTTGGTGAAAAGGCTGGTCACGTTGTAAATAAATCGCTCTACGCTTCAGCTTCGATGGAAGGCGTGGTTGTTGATGTTAAAATTTTCACCAAAAAAGGATATGAAAAAGATAGCAGAACAAATAAAGCTTACGAAGAAGAGAAGACTCTTTTAGAAAAAGAACATCATGATAGACTACTTATGCTAGACCGCGAAGAGATGCTAAAAGTTACAGCACTTCTTTCTAAAAATCCACTAGCAAGTGATCAAGAGGTAAATAAAAAAGAGTATAAGAAAGGCTCAAAGATCAATAAGGCCGATCTTGAAAATATAAATAGGTTTACTCTAAATGCTATCGTTAAAAGCTTTTCAAAAGATATCCAAAAGAAATATGATGAGCTAAAAAATTACTTCCAAAATGAAAAGAAAAAGCTCAAAGAAGAGCATGACGCTAAGATAGAAATTTTAGAAAAAGATGACATTTTACCAAGCGGTGTTGTAAAACTTGTAAAAGTTTATATAGCTACAAAACGCAAACTAAAAGTCGGCGATAAGATGGCTGGACGTCACGGTAACAAAGGTATCGTTTCAAATATAGTAAGAGAAGTTGATATGCCTTATCTTCCAAGTGGTCAGATCGTAGACATCGTGCTAAATCCACTTGGTGTTCCAAGTCGTATGAACATCGGTCAAATTTTAGAGAGCCACCTTGGTCTTGTTGGCTACCGCTTAGGCGAGCAGATCAATGAAATTTTTGAAACCAAAAAAGGCGAGTGGATAAAAGAGCTAAGAGCTAAGATGATAGAGATAGCAGGTGTTGCTAAGCTAATGGACGCTAAAAAAGCTCTTGGTAAGATGAGCGATGAGAAGCTTCTTGAATACGCAAAAGATTGGAGTAATGGCGTAAGATTTGCAACTCCGATTTTTGAAGGCGTTAAGGCTGACGAATTTGCAAAATTATTTGAGATGGCAAAGATAGATAGCGACGGCAAAACCGAGCTATACGATGGACGCACAGGCTCAAAGATAAGAGAGCGCGTTAATGTTGGTTGTATGTATATGCTAAAACTTCACCACTTGGTTGATGAAAAAGTTCACGCAAGAAGTACTGGACCATATAGCCTTGTTACACAGCAACCTGTCGGCGGTAAGGCGCTATTTGGTGGTCAAAGGTTTGGTGAGATGGAGGTTTGGGCACTTGAGGCTTACGGTGCCGCTCATACACTAAGAGAGATGCTAACTGTAAAATCAGATGATGTTGAGGGAAGACTTTCTGCTTACAAAGCTTTAACAAGAGGTGAAAACGTTCCTGAGACTGGTATCCCTGAGACGTTCTTTGTTCTAACAAACGAGCTAAAATCACTAGCTCTTGATGTAGAAGTATATGATGAGGATGAGACAAATGAAACTAACTAATTTAAAACCAGTTGAGATAAAAGAAGAGCATAGGCCTCGTGATTTTGAAGCTTTTCAACTTCGTTTAGCAAGTCCTGAGAAGATAAAATCTTGGAGTTATGGCGAAGTTAAAAAACCAGAAACTATCAACTACCGCACACTAAAACCTGAACGTGATGGCTTGTTTTGTGCGAAAATTTTTGGACCGATCCGTGACTACGAGTGCCTTTGCGGCAAATATAAAAAGATGCGTTATAAGGGCATTAAGTGTGAAAAATGCGGTGTTGAAGTAACGACATCTAAAGTTCGCCGCTCTCGTATGGGTCACATCGAGCTTGTAACTCCAGTGGCGCACATCTGGTATGTAAATTTCTTACCAAGCCGTATTGGTGCACTTCTTGGTATTAAGATGAAGGATCTTGAGCGCGTACTTTACTATGAGGCATACATTGTTGATAATGCTGGTGAGGCTTATTACGACAATGAAAATTCTAAAAAAGTTGAAAAATACGACGTTTTAAATGAAGAGCAATATCAAAGCCTAGCTTCTAGATATGAAGAGACTGGCTTTACGGCTAGAATGGGTGGCGAGGTCATCTATGACATGCTAGCTGAGCTTGATTTGATGGAAATTTTAAATCAACTAAAAGAAGAGATGGAGTCTACAAATTCAGAAGCCAAGAAAAAAACTATCGTAAAACGCCTAAAAGTTATTGAGAGCTTTTTAAATTCAGGCAATCGCCCAGAGTGGATGATGATAACAAATTTGCCGGTTCTTCCACCTGATCTTAGACCGCTAGTTAGCCTTGATGGTGGTAAGTTTGCTGTTTCTGACGTAAATGATTTATATCGCCGTGTAATAAACAGAAACAGCCGTCTAAAACGCCTACTTGAGCTTGATGCACCTGAGATTATTATTAGAAACGAAAAGAGAATGCTTCAAGAAGCAGTCGATGCGCTATTTGACAATGGCCGCAGAGCAAATGCAGTAAAAGGCGCAAACAAGCGTCCACTAAAATCACTAAGCGAGATCATCAAAGGTAAGCAAGGTCGATTCCGCCAGAATTTGCTAGGTAAGCGTGTTGACTTCTCTGGACGTTCTGTTATTGTCGTTGGTCCAAAGCTAAAGATGGATCAGTGTGGTCTTCCAAAGAAAATGGCTTTAGAGCTATTTAAGCCACATTTGCTTGCTCGCCTTGAAGAAAAGGGCTATGCGACGACTGTTAAGCAAGCTAAAAAGATGATAGAAGATAAAACAAATGAGGTTTGGGAGTGTCTAGAAGAGGTTGTTAAAGACTATCCGGTTATGCTAAACCGTGCTCCGACACTTCACAAACTTTCTATCCAGGCGTTTCACCCAGTGCTTGTTGAAGGCAAGGCGATCCAACTTCACCCACTAGTTTGTGCGGCGTTCAACGCGGACTTCGACGGTGACCAAATGGCTGTTCACGTGCCGCTTTCACAAGAGGCTATCGCTGAGTGCAAAATTTTAATGCTTAGCTCAATGAACATCTTGCTTCCTGCAAGTGGTAAGGCTATCACAGTTCCTTCACAAGATATGGTTTTAGGAATTTATTATTTAAGCCTAGAGAGAAATGACGAAAAAGGTGCAAATAAAATTTTCTCAAGCGTTGATGAAGTAATGATCGCTGAAGAGGCTAATACCCTTGGTCTTCACGCTAAAATCAAAACAATGGTTGATAACAAGATCATCTTTACAACAGCTGGTCGCTTGATCTTAAGAGCGATACTTCCTGATTTTGTCCCTGAAAATATGTGGAATAAGATCATGAAGAAAAAAGACATTGCAAATTTGGTTGATTATGTTTATAGAAATGGCGGCCTTGAAGTAACGGCCGACTTCCTTGATAAGCTTAAAAATTTAGGCTTTAGATATGCGACAAAAGCGGGAATTTCTATCTCTATTGCTGATATAATCGTGCCAGATAGCAAGCAAAAATATATTGACGAAGCTAAGAAAAAAGTTCGCGAAATTCAAAAGCAATACAGTGCTGGTCTTTTAACAGATAGTGAGAGATACAACAAGATCATCGATATCTGGACAGATACAAACAACAGCGTTGCAAGCGAGATGATGAAACTTATCCAAAATGATAAAGGCGGATTTAACTCAATTTACATGATGGCAGACTCAGGTGCGAGAGGTAGTGCAGCACAAATTCGCCAGCTAGCTGGTATGCGTGGTCTTATGGCAAAACCTGATGGTTCGATCATTGAAACGCCGATCATTTCAAACTTCCGTGAAGGTCTAAACATAATGGAGTACTTTAACTCTACCCACGGAGCTAGAAAAGGACTTGCAGATACCGCTCTAAAAACAGCCAACGCCGGTTATTTAA
The sequence above is drawn from the Campylobacter concisus genome and encodes:
- the rplL gene encoding 50S ribosomal protein L7/L12, which produces MAITKEDVLEFISNLSVLELSELVKEFEEKFGVSAAPVMVAGGAVAAGGAAAAAEEKTEFNIVLVDSGDKKINVIKVVRALTGLGLKEAKDAVEGTPSVLKEGVSKDEAEAAKKELEEAGAKVELK
- the rpoB gene encoding DNA-directed RNA polymerase subunit beta, giving the protein MLNSLYSGNRLRVDFSNVVKEIDVPNLLQLQKKSFDNFLNLNNNQTESGIEKVFKSIFPIHDPQNRLTLEYVGSEIGKPKYTIRECIERGLTYSVNLKMKIRLIVHEKDDKTGDKVGVKDIKEQEIFIREIPLMTDRISFIINGVERVVVNQLHRSPGVIFKQEESATVANKLIYTAQIIPDRGSWLHFEYDTKDILYVRINKRRKVPVTILFRALGYKKQDIIKLFYPIQNLIIKNNKFLTLFNPEDYLGRVEYDIKNEDGEILHQAGKRLTKKKADKLIEDGVKFVEYPVEALIGRYLANPVINTESGEILYDTLSALDENKLAKILAEHESIEIINNSAAGVDDAIINSFIADNDMLKVLKQTEGVDDENDLAAIRIYKVMRPGEPVVKEAAKSFVNDMLFNPERYDLTKVGRMKMNHKLSLDVPEYVTLLTSEDIIKTAKYLIKVKNGQGHIDDRDHLGNRRIRSIGELLASELHLGFVKMQKAIRDKFTSLSNNTEEIMPYDLINPKMITATIMEFFTGGQLSQFMDQTNPLSEVTHKRRLSALGEGGLVKERAGFEVRDVHPTHYGRICPVETPEGQNIGLINTLSTYAKVNDLGFVEAPYKKVIDGKVTDEIVYLTATQEEGNVIAPASTKLDENGHIVEDLIEVRKDGEMMLARREDVTLIDLCSGMIAGVAASLIPFLEHDDANRALMGSNMQRQAVPLLRSTAPIVGTGMESVIARDAWESVKARRSGVVEKVDNKNIFILGEDEAGPYIDHYSLEKNLRTNQNTTFSQHPTVKKGDEIVAGQIIADGPSMEKGELAIGKNALIAFMPWNGYNYEDAIVISEKMIREDAFTSVHIYEKEIEARELKDGVEEITKDIPNVKEEELMHLDESGIVKIGTEIKPGMILVGKVSPKGEVKPTPEERLLRAIFGEKAGHVVNKSLYASASMEGVVVDVKIFTKKGYEKDSRTNKAYEEEKTLLEKEHHDRLLMLDREEMLKVTALLSKNPLASDQEVNKKEYKKGSKINKADLENINRFTLNAIVKSFSKDIQKKYDELKNYFQNEKKKLKEEHDAKIEILEKDDILPSGVVKLVKVYIATKRKLKVGDKMAGRHGNKGIVSNIVREVDMPYLPSGQIVDIVLNPLGVPSRMNIGQILESHLGLVGYRLGEQINEIFETKKGEWIKELRAKMIEIAGVAKLMDAKKALGKMSDEKLLEYAKDWSNGVRFATPIFEGVKADEFAKLFEMAKIDSDGKTELYDGRTGSKIRERVNVGCMYMLKLHHLVDEKVHARSTGPYSLVTQQPVGGKALFGGQRFGEMEVWALEAYGAAHTLREMLTVKSDDVEGRLSAYKALTRGENVPETGIPETFFVLTNELKSLALDVEVYDEDETNETN
- the rpoC gene encoding DNA-directed RNA polymerase subunit beta': MKLTNLKPVEIKEEHRPRDFEAFQLRLASPEKIKSWSYGEVKKPETINYRTLKPERDGLFCAKIFGPIRDYECLCGKYKKMRYKGIKCEKCGVEVTTSKVRRSRMGHIELVTPVAHIWYVNFLPSRIGALLGIKMKDLERVLYYEAYIVDNAGEAYYDNENSKKVEKYDVLNEEQYQSLASRYEETGFTARMGGEVIYDMLAELDLMEILNQLKEEMESTNSEAKKKTIVKRLKVIESFLNSGNRPEWMMITNLPVLPPDLRPLVSLDGGKFAVSDVNDLYRRVINRNSRLKRLLELDAPEIIIRNEKRMLQEAVDALFDNGRRANAVKGANKRPLKSLSEIIKGKQGRFRQNLLGKRVDFSGRSVIVVGPKLKMDQCGLPKKMALELFKPHLLARLEEKGYATTVKQAKKMIEDKTNEVWECLEEVVKDYPVMLNRAPTLHKLSIQAFHPVLVEGKAIQLHPLVCAAFNADFDGDQMAVHVPLSQEAIAECKILMLSSMNILLPASGKAITVPSQDMVLGIYYLSLERNDEKGANKIFSSVDEVMIAEEANTLGLHAKIKTMVDNKIIFTTAGRLILRAILPDFVPENMWNKIMKKKDIANLVDYVYRNGGLEVTADFLDKLKNLGFRYATKAGISISIADIIVPDSKQKYIDEAKKKVREIQKQYSAGLLTDSERYNKIIDIWTDTNNSVASEMMKLIQNDKGGFNSIYMMADSGARGSAAQIRQLAGMRGLMAKPDGSIIETPIISNFREGLNIMEYFNSTHGARKGLADTALKTANAGYLTRKLIDVAQNVKVTMHDCGTHEGVEITDITESGELIESLEERVLGRVLADDVIDPITNEILFSEGTLLDEEKARAITEAGIKSVSIRTPITCKAPKGVCAKCYGLNLGEGKLVKPGEAVGIISAQSIGEPGTQLTLRTFHIGGTASTEQQDRQVTAQKEGFIRYYNLNTYDNGDKKIVANRRSAAVLLVEPKIKSTIDGKIEIEYAHEDVNIVIKGKKEEVKYTIRRNDLAKPNELAGVSGKIEGKMYIPYVSGDKVKENESIVEIIKEGWNIPNRIPYASELKISDGDPVTRKILADANGVVKFFILKGDYLDRVKDIKKGHKVTEKGFFVVVSDKDGREAVRHYIPRNSIIQVSDNDAVERATVVSLPEKDDKLIIAEWDPYSTPTIAEEAGVVSFEDIEPGYSATEQADEATGQRRLVINEYLPSGVKPAIIIATKKGNLIKYPLDPKTAIFVSSGDEVAQADILAKTPKAVAKSKDITGGLPRVSELFEARRPKNTAIVAEIDGVVRFDKPLRS